From Myxococcales bacterium, the proteins below share one genomic window:
- a CDS encoding alpha/beta fold hydrolase produces MSLLGKLARRAVHSTRNALELVRLGRLGPEYAAPYDVVDEGRHHKLRRYSTNTHEDATFARGGYPVVLLVPPLMVASEVYDIESELSAVAALGRAGVTPYLVDFGAPEKSEHGHTRNLADHVKAVAESLRRARELEGRDVHLVGYSQGGMFAYQAAAYVRGEGIASIVTFGSPVDIHKNVPAQVRGDAMAAFAQTIEPVLTEVVDRIGGLPGKLTSTGFKLLSTRKEIQQRVEFLAKLHDRGALVRREARRRFLGGEGFVAWPGPALRDFVDEFIVHNRMISGGFLIDGRTVTLADIGCPILCFIGTSDEIARAGAVRAIVKAAPEASVTFVNVEAGHFGLVVGSRAMDVSWPTVAEWVHYREGLGPEPRAIAEKRERRREPAGLDTDLDLLAQALGKTARAVWRRLGDVSSSAADALDGVRYQEPHLRALAEVSGDTVTSASAWLARAAEERPTDTFFLFKGRAFTYAESDARVTNVVKGLYHVGVRPGDRVLVLMDSRPSYLSMATALVRLGACPVLAPTDASEGELARAATRCDCRFVATDPSSVGVAKEVALLASAEGAGRLGVLVLGGAGEGPRHFSDDVVDMEAIDPMRVRLPPDLALDAGRARDIGAILLRPSDSGELRTAPVTFHRWALSAHGAAAACTLKPHDTVYSCIPLHHPAAILVAVGAALVAGARLALGSAFSVETFFPEVRRYGATVVFYAGEMLRPLVHERPRRGDRTHPIRLVAGSGMRQDLWKKLEERFNVGVLEFYASTTQRAVLANASGEKVGSVGRPLPGSAELAVVKADLATGELLRDVDGHLVRALPGEPGLLAVRHPPEDGGELGANVVRAAFGKEPWVVSSDVVREDAAGDVFFIDARSGFVPTSGGPVSLRAVEDALYALPEIAMACAFVSDGARGEPGISAAFVAYDEVTPARLDAAMSRLEAHARPRRIVALADMPLTDGYRPKRRAVSERASAEGRELRLVDGKYVAG; encoded by the coding sequence ATGTCGCTCCTCGGAAAGCTCGCTCGTCGCGCCGTGCACTCGACTCGCAACGCGCTCGAGCTCGTACGCCTAGGGCGCCTCGGCCCCGAGTACGCCGCCCCGTACGACGTGGTCGACGAGGGGCGCCACCACAAGCTCCGGCGCTACTCCACGAACACCCACGAGGACGCGACGTTCGCCCGCGGGGGCTACCCGGTCGTCCTCTTGGTGCCACCGCTCATGGTCGCGTCCGAGGTGTACGACATCGAGTCGGAGCTGTCGGCCGTGGCGGCCCTCGGCCGGGCCGGTGTCACGCCCTATCTCGTCGATTTCGGCGCGCCCGAGAAGTCCGAGCATGGTCACACGCGGAACCTCGCCGACCACGTGAAGGCCGTCGCGGAGAGCCTCCGCCGCGCGCGCGAGCTCGAGGGCCGCGACGTGCACCTCGTCGGATACTCGCAGGGCGGCATGTTCGCCTACCAAGCGGCCGCCTACGTGCGAGGCGAAGGCATCGCGAGCATCGTGACCTTCGGGAGCCCGGTCGACATCCACAAGAACGTCCCCGCTCAGGTCCGAGGCGACGCGATGGCCGCGTTCGCGCAGACGATCGAGCCCGTCCTCACCGAGGTCGTCGATCGCATCGGCGGCCTCCCCGGGAAGCTCACGAGCACCGGGTTCAAGCTGCTCTCGACACGAAAAGAGATCCAGCAGCGCGTCGAGTTCTTGGCGAAGCTCCATGACCGCGGCGCGCTCGTGCGGCGCGAGGCTCGACGGAGGTTCCTCGGCGGGGAGGGGTTCGTCGCGTGGCCCGGGCCCGCGCTCCGCGATTTCGTCGACGAGTTCATCGTTCATAACCGCATGATCTCGGGCGGTTTTCTGATCGACGGGCGGACGGTCACCCTCGCCGACATCGGCTGCCCCATCTTGTGTTTCATCGGCACGAGCGACGAGATCGCCCGCGCTGGCGCCGTCCGCGCGATCGTGAAGGCCGCCCCCGAGGCGAGCGTCACGTTCGTGAACGTCGAGGCCGGGCACTTCGGCCTCGTCGTGGGCTCGCGCGCCATGGACGTGTCGTGGCCGACGGTCGCCGAGTGGGTGCACTACCGCGAGGGCCTCGGGCCGGAGCCGCGCGCCATCGCCGAGAAACGCGAGCGACGGCGCGAGCCCGCGGGCCTCGACACCGACCTCGATCTCCTCGCCCAAGCCCTCGGGAAGACGGCGCGCGCCGTGTGGCGCAGGCTCGGCGACGTGTCGTCGAGCGCGGCCGACGCCCTCGACGGCGTGAGGTACCAGGAGCCCCACCTCCGCGCGCTCGCCGAGGTCTCCGGCGACACGGTCACCTCGGCTTCGGCGTGGCTCGCGCGGGCCGCCGAAGAGCGCCCGACCGACACGTTCTTCCTCTTCAAGGGCCGCGCGTTCACCTACGCCGAGTCCGACGCGCGGGTCACGAACGTCGTCAAGGGGCTTTACCATGTGGGCGTACGCCCGGGCGATCGTGTGCTCGTGCTCATGGACTCGCGGCCGAGCTACCTCTCGATGGCGACGGCCCTCGTTCGCCTCGGCGCCTGCCCGGTGCTCGCCCCGACGGACGCGTCGGAGGGGGAGCTCGCGCGCGCGGCCACACGCTGCGACTGCCGCTTCGTCGCGACCGATCCCTCGTCGGTCGGCGTCGCCAAAGAGGTCGCGTTGCTCGCCTCGGCCGAGGGCGCGGGTCGCCTCGGCGTGCTCGTGCTCGGCGGCGCGGGCGAAGGGCCCCGGCATTTCTCGGACGACGTCGTCGACATGGAAGCGATCGACCCGATGCGGGTGCGCCTCCCGCCCGACCTCGCCCTCGACGCGGGCCGCGCCCGGGACATCGGGGCCATTTTGCTCCGGCCGTCCGACTCGGGCGAGCTCCGCACGGCGCCCGTGACGTTCCACAGGTGGGCGCTCTCCGCCCACGGGGCCGCGGCCGCCTGCACCCTCAAGCCTCACGACACCGTGTACTCGTGCATCCCGCTCCATCACCCCGCCGCGATCCTGGTCGCGGTCGGGGCGGCGCTCGTGGCCGGCGCGCGCCTCGCGCTCGGCTCGGCGTTCTCGGTGGAGACGTTCTTCCCCGAGGTGCGTCGCTACGGCGCGACCGTCGTGTTCTACGCGGGCGAGATGCTCCGCCCGCTCGTCCACGAGCGCCCGAGGCGCGGCGATCGCACGCACCCCATTCGGCTCGTCGCGGGCAGCGGCATGCGCCAAGACCTCTGGAAAAAGCTCGAAGAGCGCTTCAACGTCGGCGTGCTCGAGTTCTACGCGAGCACCACCCAGCGGGCCGTGCTCGCGAACGCGTCGGGCGAGAAGGTGGGCTCGGTGGGGAGGCCGCTCCCCGGGAGCGCCGAGCTCGCCGTCGTGAAGGCCGACCTCGCGACGGGGGAGCTCCTCCGCGACGTCGACGGTCACCTCGTGCGCGCGCTCCCAGGGGAGCCGGGGCTCCTCGCCGTCCGGCACCCTCCAGAGGACGGTGGCGAGCTCGGGGCCAACGTCGTGCGCGCGGCCTTCGGAAAAGAGCCGTGGGTCGTCTCGTCCGACGTCGTCCGCGAGGATGCCGCGGGCGACGTCTTCTTCATCGACGCACGCTCCGGCTTCGTCCCGACCTCGGGCGGGCCCGTGTCGCTCCGTGCGGTCGAAGACGCGCTCTACGCGTTGCCCGAGATCGCCATGGCGTGTGCGTTCGTGTCGGATGGAGCTCGCGGAGAGCCCGGGATTTCTGCGGCGTTCGTAGCGTACGACGAGGTCACGCCGGCGCGCCTCGACGCGGCGATGTCGCGCCTCGAGGCTCACGCGCGCCCGCGGCGCATCGTCGCGCTCGCCGACATGCCCCTCACGGACGGCTACCGGCCCAAGCGTCGCGCCGTCTCCGAGCGTGCGTCGGCCGAAGGGCGCGAGCTGCGCCTCGTCGATGGCAAGTACGTCGCGGGGTGA
- a CDS encoding GNAT family N-acetyltransferase, protein MDIVLTARPEPDDGRAFDAFVARGPTASFAQLRDYGTLAAASRPFSPYVFLARERGEIVGAALVLRSTLGPLGLPFAQVERGPVVAAPERLSEVLVHLRRALLVRGVVRLSVMPYLADDAVGPAERTLADLGYHPIDDPAGAHVRTLRMPIDAPNEADVFAGSERKTLRYELKQAKKLGVRTDRVRGDGCRAFFALMDETLSAQGKPSPKPAFAAALGEVTGYSERVACFVSRDDERDLGGVVVVRTDTRLHLAHGATSVAKRPYSKMSPPLAAAITWARSFGARELDLGGVPHEDDTDPKRNAIAAFKHGFSKTRVRLCREHVRWL, encoded by the coding sequence GTGGACATCGTCCTGACGGCACGTCCGGAACCCGACGACGGGCGCGCATTCGACGCGTTCGTCGCCCGAGGGCCCACGGCGAGCTTCGCGCAGCTCCGCGACTACGGGACCTTGGCCGCGGCGAGCCGGCCGTTCTCGCCGTACGTGTTCCTCGCGCGCGAGCGTGGCGAGATCGTGGGCGCGGCCCTCGTGCTTCGGTCGACGCTCGGCCCGCTCGGTCTTCCGTTCGCGCAGGTGGAGCGAGGGCCCGTGGTGGCCGCGCCGGAGCGTCTTTCCGAGGTGCTCGTGCACCTGCGTCGCGCGCTCCTCGTGCGTGGCGTCGTGCGCCTCTCGGTCATGCCGTACCTCGCGGACGACGCCGTGGGCCCCGCGGAGCGCACGTTGGCCGACCTCGGTTACCACCCCATCGACGATCCGGCGGGCGCCCACGTGCGCACCCTACGCATGCCCATCGACGCCCCGAACGAGGCCGACGTCTTCGCGGGCAGCGAACGAAAGACGCTGCGCTACGAGCTCAAACAAGCCAAAAAACTCGGGGTTCGCACCGACCGTGTGCGCGGCGACGGGTGCCGCGCGTTCTTCGCGCTCATGGACGAGACCCTCTCGGCGCAAGGCAAACCGAGCCCGAAGCCAGCCTTCGCGGCGGCCCTCGGCGAGGTGACGGGGTACAGCGAGCGCGTCGCGTGTTTCGTCTCTCGGGACGACGAGCGCGACCTCGGAGGGGTCGTGGTCGTGCGCACGGACACACGCCTCCACCTCGCGCACGGCGCGACCTCCGTGGCGAAGCGCCCGTACAGCAAGATGAGCCCTCCCCTCGCCGCGGCCATCACGTGGGCGCGAAGCTTCGGAGCGCGCGAGCTCGATCTCGGCGGCGTCCCCCACGAGGACGACACCGACCCCAAACGCAACGCCATCGCGGCCTTCAAACACGGCTTCTCGAAGACGCGCGTGAGGCTCTGCCGCGAGCACGTGCGCTGGCTCTGA
- a CDS encoding ATP-dependent Clp protease proteolytic subunit: MVKRPENRTQAIQYLEANRERLSAQVYATPYVVETTHRGERTWDIFSRLLKDRIVFLGTPVDDMVANEIVAQLLFLESEDPDKEIMIYINSPGGVVYSGLAIFDTMQYVRCPVATACIGMAASMAAVLLAAGHKGSRSALPNSRIMIHQPHGGARGQVTDIEIQAREVRLLKDTLTDILADATGKSRDQILKDIDRDFYMSATAAKEYGLIDNVFFPKKKTGDEKDKK, encoded by the coding sequence ATGGTGAAGCGCCCCGAGAACCGCACCCAGGCGATCCAGTACCTCGAAGCGAACCGCGAGCGCCTCTCGGCGCAGGTCTACGCCACGCCGTACGTGGTCGAGACGACCCACCGCGGCGAGCGCACGTGGGACATCTTCAGCCGCCTCCTCAAGGACCGGATAGTGTTCCTCGGAACGCCGGTCGACGACATGGTCGCCAACGAGATCGTCGCGCAGCTCCTCTTCCTGGAGAGCGAAGATCCCGACAAGGAGATCATGATCTACATCAACTCGCCGGGCGGCGTCGTCTACAGCGGCCTCGCGATCTTCGACACCATGCAGTACGTCCGCTGCCCCGTGGCGACGGCGTGCATCGGCATGGCCGCGTCGATGGCGGCGGTGCTGCTCGCGGCCGGTCACAAGGGCAGCCGCTCGGCCCTCCCGAACTCGCGCATCATGATCCACCAGCCGCACGGCGGCGCGCGTGGCCAAGTGACCGACATCGAGATCCAGGCCCGTGAGGTCCGCCTCTTGAAGGACACCCTCACCGACATCCTCGCCGACGCCACCGGCAAGTCGCGCGATCAGATCCTGAAGGACATCGACCGCGACTTCTACATGAGCGCGACGGCCGCCAAAGAGTACGGCCTCATCGACAACGTGTTCTTCCCCAAGAAGAAGACGGGCGACGAGAAAGACAAGAAGTAG
- the tig gene encoding trigger factor: MQVTVSRISQVVLELQIDVPADAVKAEVERQYSTLAKKAHVKGYRPGKAPRPVLRTLFGPQVENDVAQSLVNTTLPQALSKENVTPISQPTVVDASRVSQDAPFTFKARMEVQPELATVKFEGFTLYRPKVEVTDAQVDEQIEGLRQRHATLKSPEPARPVKAGDVVTIDFTLKVDGKEIKDGGGEGIQLEVGAGQALPELDAALLGKNVGDTFEAESTFADNHPRKDFQGKKGTFGVKLTDVKERELPKVDDEFAKDVGNFGTLVELRADIHTRLEKMAKERSETAVAEQIVVKLNEENPCEVPPSLVLQQAQMLQQELAMQARRSGQRFSQAQAEELGRAVLADAERKVRAGLVMAGIAKANQFMVNDDDIEKGLAELAAETGKNVAKLRVEYREKSKRDILVGMILEDKILDFIESKSTIVDGDPPAPEAKAEEKAAEAK, from the coding sequence ATGCAAGTCACAGTCTCGCGCATCTCCCAGGTCGTCCTCGAGCTCCAAATCGACGTCCCCGCCGACGCGGTCAAGGCCGAGGTCGAACGTCAGTACTCGACCCTCGCCAAGAAGGCCCACGTCAAGGGCTACCGCCCCGGCAAAGCCCCGCGGCCCGTCCTCCGGACCCTCTTCGGGCCCCAGGTCGAGAACGACGTGGCGCAGAGCCTCGTGAACACGACGCTCCCGCAGGCGCTCTCGAAAGAGAACGTGACGCCGATCAGCCAGCCCACGGTGGTCGACGCGAGCCGCGTCTCGCAGGACGCCCCGTTCACCTTCAAGGCGCGCATGGAAGTGCAGCCCGAGCTCGCCACGGTGAAGTTCGAAGGCTTCACGCTCTACCGCCCCAAGGTCGAGGTGACCGACGCGCAGGTCGACGAGCAAATCGAGGGCCTCCGCCAGCGCCACGCGACCCTCAAGTCGCCCGAGCCCGCGCGCCCCGTGAAGGCCGGCGACGTGGTCACGATCGACTTCACCCTCAAGGTCGACGGCAAAGAGATCAAGGACGGCGGCGGCGAGGGCATCCAGCTCGAGGTCGGCGCGGGCCAGGCGCTCCCCGAGCTCGACGCGGCCCTCCTCGGCAAGAACGTGGGCGACACCTTCGAGGCCGAGTCCACCTTCGCCGACAACCACCCCCGGAAGGACTTCCAGGGCAAGAAGGGCACCTTCGGCGTCAAGCTGACCGACGTGAAGGAGCGCGAGCTCCCCAAGGTCGACGACGAATTCGCCAAAGACGTCGGCAACTTCGGCACCTTGGTCGAGCTCCGCGCCGACATCCACACCCGCCTCGAGAAGATGGCGAAGGAGCGCTCGGAGACCGCGGTCGCCGAGCAGATCGTCGTGAAGCTCAACGAGGAGAACCCGTGCGAGGTTCCCCCGTCGCTCGTCCTCCAGCAGGCGCAGATGCTCCAGCAAGAGCTCGCGATGCAGGCGCGCCGCTCGGGTCAGCGCTTCTCGCAGGCTCAGGCCGAAGAGCTCGGTCGCGCCGTCCTGGCGGACGCGGAGCGCAAGGTCCGCGCGGGCCTCGTCATGGCGGGCATCGCCAAGGCGAACCAGTTCATGGTGAACGACGACGACATCGAGAAGGGCCTCGCCGAGCTCGCCGCCGAGACCGGGAAGAACGTCGCCAAGCTGCGTGTCGAGTACCGCGAGAAGTCGAAGCGCGACATCCTCGTCGGCATGATCCTCGAGGACAAAATCTTGGACTTCATCGAGAGCAAGTCCACCATCGTCGACGGGGATCCGCCGGCGCCCGAGGCCAAGGCCGAGGAAAAGGCGGCCGAAGCGAAGTAA
- a CDS encoding transcriptional regulator — MAVPKHYRTIEEFHREELRPSFRVGLTYEDLMQETTFESSDMLFDDTHDEYDPDLMDVEDD; from the coding sequence ATGGCCGTTCCGAAGCACTACCGAACCATCGAAGAGTTTCACCGCGAAGAGCTCCGCCCGAGCTTCCGCGTCGGCCTCACGTACGAGGATCTCATGCAGGAGACCACCTTCGAGAGCTCCGACATGCTCTTCGACGACACGCACGACGAGTACGACCCCGACCTCATGGACGTGGAAGACGACTGA
- a CDS encoding ParA family protein has protein sequence MAATAKKTKARESAPRGPARVVAVVNQKGGVGKTTTSVNLAASLAAAEVKTLLLDMDPQGNASSGVGVRAGTREHTVYDAIIGRSPLSDVIVATDVPNLFVAPATQDLVAAEIELVDDPGRAQKLREALAPALADFDYVLVDCPPSLGLLTVNALAAATSVLVPLQCEYYALEGLTHLMATLDRLKNGINPDLTVEGIVLTMFDPRNNLAHQVAEEVKKHFFVFESVIPRNIRLSEAPSHGKPVLLYDAASKGSQGYLALAREIVDRHAARTEGATS, from the coding sequence ATGGCGGCGACCGCAAAAAAGACCAAGGCACGCGAGAGCGCCCCGCGAGGACCCGCGCGGGTCGTCGCGGTGGTGAACCAGAAGGGCGGCGTCGGCAAGACGACCACGTCGGTCAACCTCGCGGCGAGCCTCGCGGCGGCCGAGGTGAAGACGCTCCTCCTCGACATGGACCCGCAGGGGAACGCGAGCTCCGGCGTGGGGGTGCGCGCGGGCACGCGAGAGCACACCGTGTACGACGCGATCATCGGGCGCTCCCCGCTCTCGGACGTGATCGTCGCGACCGACGTGCCGAACCTCTTCGTCGCGCCCGCCACGCAAGACCTCGTCGCCGCCGAGATCGAGCTCGTCGACGACCCGGGCCGCGCGCAGAAGCTTCGAGAGGCCCTGGCCCCTGCCCTCGCCGACTTCGACTACGTGCTCGTCGACTGCCCGCCGTCGCTCGGGCTGCTCACGGTGAACGCGCTCGCGGCGGCCACGTCGGTGCTCGTCCCGCTCCAGTGCGAGTACTACGCGCTCGAGGGGCTCACGCACCTCATGGCGACGCTCGACCGCCTGAAGAACGGCATCAACCCCGATCTCACGGTCGAGGGCATCGTGCTCACCATGTTCGACCCGCGGAACAACCTCGCCCACCAGGTCGCCGAAGAGGTGAAGAAGCACTTCTTCGTGTTCGAGTCGGTCATCCCGCGCAACATCCGCCTCTCGGAGGCCCCGTCGCACGGCAAGCCGGTCCTCCTCTACGACGCCGCGTCGAAGGGCTCGCAGGGGTATCTCGCCCTCGCGCGCGAGATCGTCGATCGCCACGCGGCGCGCACCGAAGGAGCCACCTCGTGA
- a CDS encoding glycosyltransferase, whose translation MEKLRVLFLNDTSRNGGPPRSLFYILKFLDPERIHRAVLLPRRGVVSELYEREKVADELFVDESLVENPVEPWTRAMERRDFDAGPLTKGRRLVGNLGRGAYSVVSLARRLREGKYDLLYCNGTNADFFGGIASKLSGVPCLWHVRYTSVPKGLVKVHDELARSAGVRRIVCVSKASASLFPDCPDKVRVVHNALDPDDFGGAAPSPVLRAELGLPEGTVVFGSQGRILPRKGYMELVDAAKIALSRMTASERERVRFVVLGDTPEDIFPDHLAECRARVTALNLEKYVQFLGFRVDVRPYVADFDVAVVPSVYPDPLPRAVIESMAMEKPVVAFDVGGVAEMLVGGRTGTLVHGAPPDVNGMAEAFLRYFRDPALREAHGRAGRERILSDFSAERQAKIIQGEIERAAAKG comes from the coding sequence ATGGAAAAGCTTCGCGTCCTTTTCTTGAACGACACCTCGCGGAACGGGGGCCCCCCGCGGAGCCTCTTCTACATCCTCAAGTTCTTGGACCCGGAGCGCATCCATCGCGCCGTGCTCCTGCCAAGAAGAGGAGTGGTTTCGGAGCTTTACGAACGCGAGAAGGTCGCCGACGAGCTCTTCGTCGACGAGTCCCTCGTGGAGAACCCGGTCGAGCCGTGGACGCGCGCCATGGAGCGCCGGGACTTCGACGCGGGCCCGCTCACGAAGGGCAGGAGGCTCGTCGGCAACCTCGGTCGCGGGGCGTACTCGGTCGTCTCCCTCGCTCGGCGCCTCCGCGAGGGAAAGTACGATCTCCTCTATTGCAACGGCACCAACGCCGACTTCTTCGGCGGCATCGCGTCGAAGCTGTCGGGTGTGCCGTGCCTCTGGCACGTGCGGTACACGTCGGTTCCGAAGGGGCTCGTGAAGGTCCACGACGAGCTCGCGCGCTCGGCCGGTGTGCGCCGCATCGTCTGCGTCTCGAAGGCCTCGGCGAGCCTGTTCCCCGACTGCCCGGACAAGGTCCGCGTGGTGCACAACGCGCTCGATCCCGACGACTTCGGCGGCGCCGCCCCGAGCCCCGTGCTCCGCGCCGAGCTCGGCCTCCCCGAGGGCACGGTGGTCTTCGGGAGCCAAGGGCGCATCTTGCCGCGCAAGGGCTACATGGAGCTCGTCGACGCCGCGAAGATCGCCCTCTCGCGCATGACCGCGTCGGAGCGTGAGCGCGTGCGCTTCGTCGTGCTCGGCGACACCCCGGAGGACATCTTCCCCGATCACCTCGCCGAGTGCCGCGCCCGCGTGACGGCGCTGAACCTCGAGAAATACGTGCAGTTTCTCGGCTTCCGCGTCGACGTTCGCCCCTACGTGGCCGACTTCGACGTCGCCGTGGTCCCGAGCGTGTACCCCGACCCGCTCCCGCGCGCCGTCATCGAGTCGATGGCCATGGAGAAGCCCGTGGTCGCGTTCGACGTGGGCGGCGTCGCCGAGATGCTCGTGGGTGGACGCACGGGGACGCTCGTGCACGGCGCCCCGCCGGACGTGAACGGCATGGCCGAGGCGTTCCTCCGCTACTTCCGCGATCCCGCCCTGCGCGAGGCCCACGGCCGCGCCGGACGCGAGCGCATCCTCAGCGATTTCTCGGCCGAACGTCAGGCCAAGATCATCCAGGGCGAGATCGAGCGCGCGGCCGCCAAAGGGTGA
- a CDS encoding acyltransferase: protein MAEESPRPHGLVPHVPALDGLRGAAVLGVLFFHAEGMLRGGYLGVDLFFVLSGYLITSLLVAEHQKSARIALGAFWVRRARRLLPALLALLPGVGLYAFVWAKHGELARILGDALATLGYVANLRAILSNKSYWDLFAAPSPLEHTWSLAIEEQFYVLYPLLAAFALGRGEGAHERGKKRLFRVVLALGLVSSALMIGLYHPERSGRVYLGTDTRASGMLLGAALAVKLPPTSRLEGRAGRALGAFALVALGLLAVAWARLPGESPWLYRGGFFVTELACLVLVAAAVARPSCLVARLFSLRPLRALGNVSYGVYLWHWPVFVVMTPERVHVGPLVLTVLRFAVTAVIALVSYRFLETPIRKNGLPGGRPALVVPLAFVASILPIFLAKTLRKAPPPRPLEVVTAGAYPTKYSVTMQTLPAAKDLRPGQLRVLTLGDSVASFLGIAMRHGQDDREVFVAERGVGSCTLFEAEVRVVDGKRIEGTSCSRDWVKDTEALRPDVTLIVMGGAFLTPKTCEPTFAEAYKKRLGVLVDGMGERAGRVVVAKVPYPVGRWRYGDVPERVVCLNTILDDFARSRGLPTIDLMAFVCPTKECNLLSKGEPIRPDGLHFDGVGAEETAAFTWREIRRIAGFSGLPDAGR, encoded by the coding sequence GTGGCCGAAGAGAGCCCTCGCCCCCACGGCCTCGTCCCCCACGTCCCGGCCCTCGACGGCCTGCGGGGCGCGGCCGTGCTCGGCGTGCTCTTTTTTCACGCGGAGGGCATGCTGCGCGGCGGCTACCTCGGCGTCGATCTCTTCTTCGTCCTCTCGGGGTACCTCATCACGAGCCTGCTCGTGGCCGAGCACCAGAAGAGCGCAAGGATCGCGCTCGGCGCGTTCTGGGTGAGGCGCGCGCGGCGGCTCCTCCCTGCCCTCCTAGCGCTCCTGCCCGGGGTGGGCCTCTACGCGTTCGTGTGGGCGAAGCACGGCGAGCTCGCCAGGATCCTCGGCGACGCGCTCGCCACGCTCGGGTACGTCGCGAACCTCCGCGCGATCCTCTCGAACAAGAGCTACTGGGATCTCTTCGCCGCGCCCTCGCCGCTCGAGCACACGTGGAGCCTCGCCATCGAGGAGCAGTTCTACGTGCTCTATCCGCTGCTCGCCGCGTTCGCCTTGGGCCGCGGCGAGGGGGCCCACGAGCGGGGAAAAAAGCGCCTCTTTCGCGTCGTGCTCGCCCTCGGGCTCGTCTCGTCGGCGCTCATGATCGGCCTCTACCACCCCGAGCGCAGCGGGCGCGTCTACCTCGGCACGGACACCCGCGCGTCGGGCATGCTGCTCGGGGCCGCCCTCGCCGTGAAGCTCCCTCCGACCTCGCGCCTCGAGGGCCGTGCGGGGCGGGCCCTCGGTGCGTTCGCGCTCGTCGCGCTCGGCCTGCTCGCCGTGGCCTGGGCGCGGCTCCCCGGAGAGAGCCCGTGGCTCTACCGCGGGGGCTTCTTCGTCACCGAGCTCGCGTGCCTCGTGCTCGTCGCGGCGGCCGTCGCGCGCCCGTCGTGCCTCGTCGCGCGCCTCTTCTCGCTCCGCCCGCTGCGCGCTTTGGGCAACGTCTCGTACGGCGTGTACCTGTGGCACTGGCCGGTCTTCGTGGTCATGACACCGGAGCGTGTGCACGTGGGACCCCTCGTGCTCACGGTGTTGCGCTTCGCCGTCACCGCCGTGATCGCGCTCGTCTCGTACCGCTTCCTCGAGACGCCGATCCGCAAGAACGGCCTCCCCGGGGGCCGCCCCGCGCTCGTCGTGCCGCTCGCCTTCGTCGCGTCCATCCTTCCGATCTTCTTGGCAAAAACGCTGCGCAAGGCCCCTCCCCCTCGGCCCCTCGAGGTCGTCACGGCGGGTGCGTACCCCACGAAGTACTCGGTCACGATGCAGACGCTCCCGGCCGCGAAGGACCTCCGTCCCGGGCAGCTCCGCGTGCTCACCCTCGGCGACTCGGTCGCGTCGTTCCTCGGCATCGCGATGCGCCACGGCCAAGACGATCGCGAGGTCTTCGTGGCCGAGCGCGGCGTCGGCTCGTGCACCCTGTTCGAGGCCGAGGTGCGCGTCGTCGACGGCAAGCGCATCGAGGGTACGAGCTGCTCACGCGACTGGGTCAAGGACACCGAGGCGCTCCGCCCGGACGTCACGCTCATCGTGATGGGCGGCGCCTTCCTCACGCCCAAGACGTGCGAGCCCACGTTCGCCGAAGCCTACAAAAAGCGGCTCGGCGTGCTCGTCGACGGCATGGGGGAGCGCGCGGGGCGCGTCGTCGTGGCCAAGGTCCCCTACCCGGTCGGCCGATGGCGCTACGGCGACGTCCCCGAGAGAGTCGTGTGTTTGAACACCATCCTCGACGACTTCGCGAGGTCGCGCGGTCTGCCGACGATCGACCTCATGGCGTTCGTCTGCCCCACGAAGGAGTGCAACCTGCTCAGCAAGGGCGAGCCCATTCGCCCCGACGGGCTCCACTTCGACGGCGTCGGCGCCGAGGAGACGGCGGCCTTCACGTGGCGCGAGATCCGGCGAATCGCGGGCTTTTCGGGCCTCCCCGACGCGGGACGGTAG